One genomic window of Falco peregrinus isolate bFalPer1 chromosome 18, bFalPer1.pri, whole genome shotgun sequence includes the following:
- the ACLY gene encoding ATP-citrate synthase isoform X3, whose amino-acid sequence MSAKAISEQTGKEFLYKYICTSSAIQNRFKYARVTPVTDWARLTQDHPWLLSERLVVKPDQLIKRRGKLGLVGINLTLDQVKVWLKQRLGQETTIANAKGILKNFLIEPFVPHKQEEEFYVCIYAAREGDYVLFHHEGGVDVGDVDAKAQKLLVAVDEKLNESDVKKHLLQHAPANKKEILASFICGLFNLYEDLYFTYLEINPLVVTNDGVYILDLAAKIDATADYICKVKWGDVEFPPPFGREAYPEEAYIADLDAKSGASLKLTILNPKGRIWTMVAGGGASVVYSDTICDLGGVNELANYGEYSGAPSEQQTYDYAKTILSLMTREKHPEGKILIIGGSIANFTNVAATFKGIVRAIKDYQGPLKEHEVRIFVRRGGPNYQEGLRVMGEVGKTTGIPIHVFGTETHMTAIVGMALGHRPIPNQPPAAAHTANFLLNASGSPSTPAPSRTASFSESKPDDIAPAKKAKPTAPLGKATTLFSRHTKAIIWGMQTRAVQGMLDFDYICSRDEPSVAAMVYPFTGDHRQKFYWGHKEILIPVYKNMSDAMRKHPEVDVLINFASLRSAYDSTVETMNYPQIRTIAIIAEGIPEALTRKLIKTADKKGVTIIGPATVGGIKPGCFKIGNTGGMLDNILASKLYRPGSVAYVSRSGGMSNELNNIISRTTDGVYEGVAIGGDRYPGSTFMDHVLRYEDTPGVKMIVVLGEIGGTEEYKICRGIKEGRITKPVVCWCIGTCATMFSSEVQFGHAGACANQASETAVAKNQALKEAGVFVPRSFDELGEVIQSVYQDLVAKRVIEPAEEVPPPTVPMDYSWARELGLIRKPASFMTSICDERGQELIYAGMPITEVFKEEMGIGGVLGLLWFQRRLPKYACQFIEMCLMVTADHGPAVSGAHNTIVCARAGKDLVSSLTSGLLTIGDRFGGALDAAAKMFSKAFDSGIIPMEFVNKMKKEGKLIMGIGHRVKSINNPDMRVQILKDYVKQHFPATPLLDYALEVEKITTSKKPNLILNVDGFIGVAFVDVLRNCGSFTREEADEYIDIGALNGIFVLGRSMGFIGHYLDQKRLKQGLYRHPWDDISYVLPEHMTM is encoded by the exons ATGTCAGCCAAAGCCATCTCTGAGCAGACGGGGAAGGAGTTCTTGTATAAGTATATCTGCACATCCTCTGCCATCCAGAACCGTTTCAAGTATGCCCGAGTCACCCCAGTCACTGACTGGGCACGGCTCACCCAGGACCACCCTTGGCTTCTGAGTGAG CGTTTAGTGGTGAAGCCAGATCAGCTAATAAAGAGACGTGGGAAGCTCGGGCTGGTTGGAATTAACCTCACTTTGGATCAGGTGAAGGTTTGGCTCAAACAGCGTCTGGGCCAAGAAACCACG atTGCTAATGCCAAGGGGATCCTAAAGAATTTTCTGATTGAACCCTTCGTACCTCACAAACAG GAGGAAGAGTTCTACGTGTGCATATATGCTGCCCGTGAGGGAGACTACGTACTCTTTCATCACGAAGGGGGTGTGGATGTGGGAGATGTTGATGCCAAAGCTCAGAAGTTGCTTGTGGCGGTGGATGAAAAACTCAATGAATCGGATGTAAAGAAGCACCTCCTGCAGCATGCACCAGCAAATAAAAAGGA aatCTTGGCTAGCTTCATCTGTGGCCTGTTCAATCTTTATGAAGATCTATATTTCACGTACCTCGAGATCAATCCATTAG tgGTGACTAATGATGGTGTCTACATTCTTGATTTGGCCGCAAAGATTGATGCAACTGCTGACTACATCTGCAAAGTGAAATGGGGGGATGTGGAGTTTCCCCCTCCCTTTGGCAGGGAAGCTTACCCAGAG GAAGCCTACATCGCTGATCTGGATGCAAAGAGCGGAGCCAGCTTGAAGCTTACTATTCTCAACCCCAAAGGCAGGATCTGGACCATGGTGGCTGGTGGTGGTGCCTCTGTGGTTTACAG tgacacCATTTGTGACCTGGGGGGTGTGAATGAACTGGCTAATTATGGGGAATACTCAGGAGCCCCAAGCGAGCAACAGACCTATGACTATGCTAAGACTATTCTCTCCCTCATGACAAGAGAGAAGCATCCTGAAG GTAAAATCCTGATCATTGGAGGCAGCATTGCTAACTTCACTAATGTCGCGGCCACTTTTAAA GGCATCGTGAGAGCCATTAAGGATTACCAAGGCCCTCTGAAGGAGCATGAGGTGAGGATCTTTGTACGAAGAGGAGGCCCAAACTACCAGGAAGGATTACGTGTCATGGGCGAAGTTG GGAAGACCACTGGGATCCCCATCCATGTCTTTGGCACGGAGACGCACATGACGGCGATTGTGGGCATGGCGCTCGGCCATCGGCCGATCCCCAACCAACcgcctgctgcagcccacaccGCCAACTTCCTCCTCAACGCCAGCGGCAGCCCCTCG ACTCCAGCACCAAGCAGAACAGCTTCCTTCTCAGAGTCCAAACCAGATGATATCGCTCCAGCCAAGAAGGCAAAACCGACAGCACCTCTTG GTAAAGCTACAACTCTGTTCAGCCGTCACACCAAAGCTATCATTTGGGGGATGCAGACACGCGCTGTGCAAGGAATGTTGGACTTTGATTATATTTGCTCCCGGGATGAACCGTCAGTAGCTGCCATGGTTTATCCATTCAC TGGTGACCACAGGCAGAAGTTCTACTGGGGCCACAAAGAAATCCTGATCCCGGTGTACAAGAACATGTCAGATGCCATGAGGAAGCACCCAGAGGTGGATGTTCTCATCAACTTTGCATCTCTGCGCTCTGCTTATGACAGCACTGTTGAAACCATGAATTATCCACAG ATCCGCACCATTGCCATCATTGCTGAGGGCATTCCAGAGGCCCTGACACGCAAACTGATCAAGACAGCTGATAAAAAAGGAGTCACTATCATTGGGCCTGCAACG GTTGGTGGGATCAAACCAGGTTGCTTTAAAATAGGCAACACAGGAGGCATGCTGGATAATATCTTGGCATCAAAACTGTACCGTCCTGGTAGCGTGGCTTATGTTTCCCGGTCCGGAGGAATGTCCAATGAGCTCAACAACATCATTTCCCGAACCACTGATGGGGTCTATGAAGGGGTGGCCATTGGAGGAGACAG ATATCCGGGTTCAACTTTTATGGATCATGTCTTGCGTTATGAGGATACTCCAGGAGTGAAAATGATTGTAGTACTTGGAGAG ATTGGAGGCACAGAAGAGTATAAGATCTGCAGGGGTATTAAAGAAGGTCGTATCACCAAGCCAGTGGTGTGCTGGTGTATTGGTACTTGTGCCACCATGTTCTCTTCAGAG GTGCAGTTTGGCCATGCAGGAGCTTGTGCCAATCAGGCTTCTGAAACTGCTGTTGCAAAGAATCAAGCCTTGAAAGAAGCTGGTGTGTTTGTTCCCCGGAGTTTTGATGAGCTGGGAGAGGTCATTCA GTCTGTCTACCAGGATCTTGTGGCCAAAAGAGTGATTGAACCAGCTGAGGAAGTGCCTCCTCCAACTGTGCCAATGGATTACTCCTGGGCGAGG GAGCTGGGTCTGATTCGCAAACCGGCTTCCTTTATGACAAGCATCTGTGATGAGAGAGGTCAGGAACTGATTTATGCTGGGATGCCGATCACTGAGGTCTTCAAAGAAGAGATGGGAATTGGAGGGGTTCTGGGCTTGCTCTGGTTTCAAAGGAG GTTACCGAAGTATGCCTGCCAGTTCATCGAGATGTGTTTGATGGTAACAGCGGATCATGGGCCTGCTGTATCTGGAGCCCACAACACCATCGTCTGTGCCAGAGCTGGAAAAGATCTTGTCTCGAGTCTTACTTCAGGTCTTCTTACTATC GGTGACCGGTTTGGTGGAGCACTGGATGCTGCAGCTAAAATGTTCAGCAAAGCCTTCGACAGTGGGATTATACCTATGGAGTTTGTGAATAAGatgaagaaagaagggaagcTGATCATGGGCATTGGACACAGAGTCAAATCA ATCAATAACCCAGACATGAGAGTTCAGATCCTCAAAGACTACGTGAAGCAGCATTTCCCTGCCACCCCACTGTTGGACTATGCACTTGAAGTAGAAAAAATTACAACTTCCAAG AAACCAAATCTTATCCTGAATGTAGATGGCTTTATCGGCGTTGCCTTTGTTGACGTACTCAGGAATTGTGGCTCCTTCACACG ggaAGAAGCGGATGAATATATTGATATAGGAGCTCTTAATGGCATCTTTGTACTAGGCAGGAGTATGGGATTCATTG GACACTACCTGGATCAGAAGAGATTGAAGCAAGGTCTGTACCGTCACCCGTGGGATGATATATCCTATGTTTTACCAGAGCACATGACCATGTGA
- the ACLY gene encoding ATP-citrate synthase isoform X2 — translation MSAKAISEQTGKEFLYKYICTSSAIQNRFKYARVTPVTDWARLTQDHPWLLSERLVVKPDQLIKRRGKLGLVGINLTLDQVKVWLKQRLGQETTIANAKGILKNFLIEPFVPHKQEEEFYVCIYAAREGDYVLFHHEGGVDVGDVDAKAQKLLVAVDEKLNESDVKKHLLQHAPANKKEILASFICGLFNLYEDLYFTYLEINPLVVTNDGVYILDLAAKIDATADYICKVKWGDVEFPPPFGREAYPEATYIADLDAKSGASLKLTILNPKGRIWTMVAGGGASVVYSDTICDLGGVNELANYGEYSGAPSEQQTYDYAKTILSLMTREKHPEGKILIIGGSIANFTNVAATFKGIVRAIKDYQGPLKEHEVRIFVRRGGPNYQEGLRVMGEVGKTTGIPIHVFGTETHMTAIVGMALGHRPIPNQPPAAAHTANFLLNASGSPSTPAPSRTASFSESKPDDIAPAKKAKPTAPLDSIPASRPGSGKATTLFSRHTKAIIWGMQTRAVQGMLDFDYICSRDEPSVAAMVYPFTGDHRQKFYWGHKEILIPVYKNMSDAMRKHPEVDVLINFASLRSAYDSTVETMNYPQIRTIAIIAEGIPEALTRKLIKTADKKGVTIIGPATVGGIKPGCFKIGNTGGMLDNILASKLYRPGSVAYVSRSGGMSNELNNIISRTTDGVYEGVAIGGDRYPGSTFMDHVLRYEDTPGVKMIVVLGEIGGTEEYKICRGIKEGRITKPVVCWCIGTCATMFSSEVQFGHAGACANQASETAVAKNQALKEAGVFVPRSFDELGEVIQSVYQDLVAKRVIEPAEEVPPPTVPMDYSWARELGLIRKPASFMTSICDERGQELIYAGMPITEVFKEEMGIGGVLGLLWFQRRLPKYACQFIEMCLMVTADHGPAVSGAHNTIVCARAGKDLVSSLTSGLLTIGDRFGGALDAAAKMFSKAFDSGIIPMEFVNKMKKEGKLIMGIGHRVKSINNPDMRVQILKDYVKQHFPATPLLDYALEVEKITTSKKPNLILNVDGFIGVAFVDVLRNCGSFTREEADEYIDIGALNGIFVLGRSMGFIGHYLDQKRLKQGLYRHPWDDISYVLPEHMTM, via the exons ATGTCAGCCAAAGCCATCTCTGAGCAGACGGGGAAGGAGTTCTTGTATAAGTATATCTGCACATCCTCTGCCATCCAGAACCGTTTCAAGTATGCCCGAGTCACCCCAGTCACTGACTGGGCACGGCTCACCCAGGACCACCCTTGGCTTCTGAGTGAG CGTTTAGTGGTGAAGCCAGATCAGCTAATAAAGAGACGTGGGAAGCTCGGGCTGGTTGGAATTAACCTCACTTTGGATCAGGTGAAGGTTTGGCTCAAACAGCGTCTGGGCCAAGAAACCACG atTGCTAATGCCAAGGGGATCCTAAAGAATTTTCTGATTGAACCCTTCGTACCTCACAAACAG GAGGAAGAGTTCTACGTGTGCATATATGCTGCCCGTGAGGGAGACTACGTACTCTTTCATCACGAAGGGGGTGTGGATGTGGGAGATGTTGATGCCAAAGCTCAGAAGTTGCTTGTGGCGGTGGATGAAAAACTCAATGAATCGGATGTAAAGAAGCACCTCCTGCAGCATGCACCAGCAAATAAAAAGGA aatCTTGGCTAGCTTCATCTGTGGCCTGTTCAATCTTTATGAAGATCTATATTTCACGTACCTCGAGATCAATCCATTAG tgGTGACTAATGATGGTGTCTACATTCTTGATTTGGCCGCAAAGATTGATGCAACTGCTGACTACATCTGCAAAGTGAAATGGGGGGATGTGGAGTTTCCCCCTCCCTTTGGCAGGGAAGCTTACCCAGAGGCAA CCTACATCGCTGATCTGGATGCAAAGAGCGGAGCCAGCTTGAAGCTTACTATTCTCAACCCCAAAGGCAGGATCTGGACCATGGTGGCTGGTGGTGGTGCCTCTGTGGTTTACAG tgacacCATTTGTGACCTGGGGGGTGTGAATGAACTGGCTAATTATGGGGAATACTCAGGAGCCCCAAGCGAGCAACAGACCTATGACTATGCTAAGACTATTCTCTCCCTCATGACAAGAGAGAAGCATCCTGAAG GTAAAATCCTGATCATTGGAGGCAGCATTGCTAACTTCACTAATGTCGCGGCCACTTTTAAA GGCATCGTGAGAGCCATTAAGGATTACCAAGGCCCTCTGAAGGAGCATGAGGTGAGGATCTTTGTACGAAGAGGAGGCCCAAACTACCAGGAAGGATTACGTGTCATGGGCGAAGTTG GGAAGACCACTGGGATCCCCATCCATGTCTTTGGCACGGAGACGCACATGACGGCGATTGTGGGCATGGCGCTCGGCCATCGGCCGATCCCCAACCAACcgcctgctgcagcccacaccGCCAACTTCCTCCTCAACGCCAGCGGCAGCCCCTCG ACTCCAGCACCAAGCAGAACAGCTTCCTTCTCAGAGTCCAAACCAGATGATATCGCTCCAGCCAAGAAGGCAAAACCGACAGCACCTCTTG ATTCAATCCCAGCTTCAAGACCTGGTTCAG GTAAAGCTACAACTCTGTTCAGCCGTCACACCAAAGCTATCATTTGGGGGATGCAGACACGCGCTGTGCAAGGAATGTTGGACTTTGATTATATTTGCTCCCGGGATGAACCGTCAGTAGCTGCCATGGTTTATCCATTCAC TGGTGACCACAGGCAGAAGTTCTACTGGGGCCACAAAGAAATCCTGATCCCGGTGTACAAGAACATGTCAGATGCCATGAGGAAGCACCCAGAGGTGGATGTTCTCATCAACTTTGCATCTCTGCGCTCTGCTTATGACAGCACTGTTGAAACCATGAATTATCCACAG ATCCGCACCATTGCCATCATTGCTGAGGGCATTCCAGAGGCCCTGACACGCAAACTGATCAAGACAGCTGATAAAAAAGGAGTCACTATCATTGGGCCTGCAACG GTTGGTGGGATCAAACCAGGTTGCTTTAAAATAGGCAACACAGGAGGCATGCTGGATAATATCTTGGCATCAAAACTGTACCGTCCTGGTAGCGTGGCTTATGTTTCCCGGTCCGGAGGAATGTCCAATGAGCTCAACAACATCATTTCCCGAACCACTGATGGGGTCTATGAAGGGGTGGCCATTGGAGGAGACAG ATATCCGGGTTCAACTTTTATGGATCATGTCTTGCGTTATGAGGATACTCCAGGAGTGAAAATGATTGTAGTACTTGGAGAG ATTGGAGGCACAGAAGAGTATAAGATCTGCAGGGGTATTAAAGAAGGTCGTATCACCAAGCCAGTGGTGTGCTGGTGTATTGGTACTTGTGCCACCATGTTCTCTTCAGAG GTGCAGTTTGGCCATGCAGGAGCTTGTGCCAATCAGGCTTCTGAAACTGCTGTTGCAAAGAATCAAGCCTTGAAAGAAGCTGGTGTGTTTGTTCCCCGGAGTTTTGATGAGCTGGGAGAGGTCATTCA GTCTGTCTACCAGGATCTTGTGGCCAAAAGAGTGATTGAACCAGCTGAGGAAGTGCCTCCTCCAACTGTGCCAATGGATTACTCCTGGGCGAGG GAGCTGGGTCTGATTCGCAAACCGGCTTCCTTTATGACAAGCATCTGTGATGAGAGAGGTCAGGAACTGATTTATGCTGGGATGCCGATCACTGAGGTCTTCAAAGAAGAGATGGGAATTGGAGGGGTTCTGGGCTTGCTCTGGTTTCAAAGGAG GTTACCGAAGTATGCCTGCCAGTTCATCGAGATGTGTTTGATGGTAACAGCGGATCATGGGCCTGCTGTATCTGGAGCCCACAACACCATCGTCTGTGCCAGAGCTGGAAAAGATCTTGTCTCGAGTCTTACTTCAGGTCTTCTTACTATC GGTGACCGGTTTGGTGGAGCACTGGATGCTGCAGCTAAAATGTTCAGCAAAGCCTTCGACAGTGGGATTATACCTATGGAGTTTGTGAATAAGatgaagaaagaagggaagcTGATCATGGGCATTGGACACAGAGTCAAATCA ATCAATAACCCAGACATGAGAGTTCAGATCCTCAAAGACTACGTGAAGCAGCATTTCCCTGCCACCCCACTGTTGGACTATGCACTTGAAGTAGAAAAAATTACAACTTCCAAG AAACCAAATCTTATCCTGAATGTAGATGGCTTTATCGGCGTTGCCTTTGTTGACGTACTCAGGAATTGTGGCTCCTTCACACG ggaAGAAGCGGATGAATATATTGATATAGGAGCTCTTAATGGCATCTTTGTACTAGGCAGGAGTATGGGATTCATTG GACACTACCTGGATCAGAAGAGATTGAAGCAAGGTCTGTACCGTCACCCGTGGGATGATATATCCTATGTTTTACCAGAGCACATGACCATGTGA
- the ACLY gene encoding ATP-citrate synthase isoform X1, giving the protein MSAKAISEQTGKEFLYKYICTSSAIQNRFKYARVTPVTDWARLTQDHPWLLSERLVVKPDQLIKRRGKLGLVGINLTLDQVKVWLKQRLGQETTIANAKGILKNFLIEPFVPHKQEEEFYVCIYAAREGDYVLFHHEGGVDVGDVDAKAQKLLVAVDEKLNESDVKKHLLQHAPANKKEILASFICGLFNLYEDLYFTYLEINPLVVTNDGVYILDLAAKIDATADYICKVKWGDVEFPPPFGREAYPEEAYIADLDAKSGASLKLTILNPKGRIWTMVAGGGASVVYSDTICDLGGVNELANYGEYSGAPSEQQTYDYAKTILSLMTREKHPEGKILIIGGSIANFTNVAATFKGIVRAIKDYQGPLKEHEVRIFVRRGGPNYQEGLRVMGEVGKTTGIPIHVFGTETHMTAIVGMALGHRPIPNQPPAAAHTANFLLNASGSPSTPAPSRTASFSESKPDDIAPAKKAKPTAPLDSIPASRPGSGKATTLFSRHTKAIIWGMQTRAVQGMLDFDYICSRDEPSVAAMVYPFTGDHRQKFYWGHKEILIPVYKNMSDAMRKHPEVDVLINFASLRSAYDSTVETMNYPQIRTIAIIAEGIPEALTRKLIKTADKKGVTIIGPATVGGIKPGCFKIGNTGGMLDNILASKLYRPGSVAYVSRSGGMSNELNNIISRTTDGVYEGVAIGGDRYPGSTFMDHVLRYEDTPGVKMIVVLGEIGGTEEYKICRGIKEGRITKPVVCWCIGTCATMFSSEVQFGHAGACANQASETAVAKNQALKEAGVFVPRSFDELGEVIQSVYQDLVAKRVIEPAEEVPPPTVPMDYSWARELGLIRKPASFMTSICDERGQELIYAGMPITEVFKEEMGIGGVLGLLWFQRRLPKYACQFIEMCLMVTADHGPAVSGAHNTIVCARAGKDLVSSLTSGLLTIGDRFGGALDAAAKMFSKAFDSGIIPMEFVNKMKKEGKLIMGIGHRVKSINNPDMRVQILKDYVKQHFPATPLLDYALEVEKITTSKKPNLILNVDGFIGVAFVDVLRNCGSFTREEADEYIDIGALNGIFVLGRSMGFIGHYLDQKRLKQGLYRHPWDDISYVLPEHMTM; this is encoded by the exons ATGTCAGCCAAAGCCATCTCTGAGCAGACGGGGAAGGAGTTCTTGTATAAGTATATCTGCACATCCTCTGCCATCCAGAACCGTTTCAAGTATGCCCGAGTCACCCCAGTCACTGACTGGGCACGGCTCACCCAGGACCACCCTTGGCTTCTGAGTGAG CGTTTAGTGGTGAAGCCAGATCAGCTAATAAAGAGACGTGGGAAGCTCGGGCTGGTTGGAATTAACCTCACTTTGGATCAGGTGAAGGTTTGGCTCAAACAGCGTCTGGGCCAAGAAACCACG atTGCTAATGCCAAGGGGATCCTAAAGAATTTTCTGATTGAACCCTTCGTACCTCACAAACAG GAGGAAGAGTTCTACGTGTGCATATATGCTGCCCGTGAGGGAGACTACGTACTCTTTCATCACGAAGGGGGTGTGGATGTGGGAGATGTTGATGCCAAAGCTCAGAAGTTGCTTGTGGCGGTGGATGAAAAACTCAATGAATCGGATGTAAAGAAGCACCTCCTGCAGCATGCACCAGCAAATAAAAAGGA aatCTTGGCTAGCTTCATCTGTGGCCTGTTCAATCTTTATGAAGATCTATATTTCACGTACCTCGAGATCAATCCATTAG tgGTGACTAATGATGGTGTCTACATTCTTGATTTGGCCGCAAAGATTGATGCAACTGCTGACTACATCTGCAAAGTGAAATGGGGGGATGTGGAGTTTCCCCCTCCCTTTGGCAGGGAAGCTTACCCAGAG GAAGCCTACATCGCTGATCTGGATGCAAAGAGCGGAGCCAGCTTGAAGCTTACTATTCTCAACCCCAAAGGCAGGATCTGGACCATGGTGGCTGGTGGTGGTGCCTCTGTGGTTTACAG tgacacCATTTGTGACCTGGGGGGTGTGAATGAACTGGCTAATTATGGGGAATACTCAGGAGCCCCAAGCGAGCAACAGACCTATGACTATGCTAAGACTATTCTCTCCCTCATGACAAGAGAGAAGCATCCTGAAG GTAAAATCCTGATCATTGGAGGCAGCATTGCTAACTTCACTAATGTCGCGGCCACTTTTAAA GGCATCGTGAGAGCCATTAAGGATTACCAAGGCCCTCTGAAGGAGCATGAGGTGAGGATCTTTGTACGAAGAGGAGGCCCAAACTACCAGGAAGGATTACGTGTCATGGGCGAAGTTG GGAAGACCACTGGGATCCCCATCCATGTCTTTGGCACGGAGACGCACATGACGGCGATTGTGGGCATGGCGCTCGGCCATCGGCCGATCCCCAACCAACcgcctgctgcagcccacaccGCCAACTTCCTCCTCAACGCCAGCGGCAGCCCCTCG ACTCCAGCACCAAGCAGAACAGCTTCCTTCTCAGAGTCCAAACCAGATGATATCGCTCCAGCCAAGAAGGCAAAACCGACAGCACCTCTTG ATTCAATCCCAGCTTCAAGACCTGGTTCAG GTAAAGCTACAACTCTGTTCAGCCGTCACACCAAAGCTATCATTTGGGGGATGCAGACACGCGCTGTGCAAGGAATGTTGGACTTTGATTATATTTGCTCCCGGGATGAACCGTCAGTAGCTGCCATGGTTTATCCATTCAC TGGTGACCACAGGCAGAAGTTCTACTGGGGCCACAAAGAAATCCTGATCCCGGTGTACAAGAACATGTCAGATGCCATGAGGAAGCACCCAGAGGTGGATGTTCTCATCAACTTTGCATCTCTGCGCTCTGCTTATGACAGCACTGTTGAAACCATGAATTATCCACAG ATCCGCACCATTGCCATCATTGCTGAGGGCATTCCAGAGGCCCTGACACGCAAACTGATCAAGACAGCTGATAAAAAAGGAGTCACTATCATTGGGCCTGCAACG GTTGGTGGGATCAAACCAGGTTGCTTTAAAATAGGCAACACAGGAGGCATGCTGGATAATATCTTGGCATCAAAACTGTACCGTCCTGGTAGCGTGGCTTATGTTTCCCGGTCCGGAGGAATGTCCAATGAGCTCAACAACATCATTTCCCGAACCACTGATGGGGTCTATGAAGGGGTGGCCATTGGAGGAGACAG ATATCCGGGTTCAACTTTTATGGATCATGTCTTGCGTTATGAGGATACTCCAGGAGTGAAAATGATTGTAGTACTTGGAGAG ATTGGAGGCACAGAAGAGTATAAGATCTGCAGGGGTATTAAAGAAGGTCGTATCACCAAGCCAGTGGTGTGCTGGTGTATTGGTACTTGTGCCACCATGTTCTCTTCAGAG GTGCAGTTTGGCCATGCAGGAGCTTGTGCCAATCAGGCTTCTGAAACTGCTGTTGCAAAGAATCAAGCCTTGAAAGAAGCTGGTGTGTTTGTTCCCCGGAGTTTTGATGAGCTGGGAGAGGTCATTCA GTCTGTCTACCAGGATCTTGTGGCCAAAAGAGTGATTGAACCAGCTGAGGAAGTGCCTCCTCCAACTGTGCCAATGGATTACTCCTGGGCGAGG GAGCTGGGTCTGATTCGCAAACCGGCTTCCTTTATGACAAGCATCTGTGATGAGAGAGGTCAGGAACTGATTTATGCTGGGATGCCGATCACTGAGGTCTTCAAAGAAGAGATGGGAATTGGAGGGGTTCTGGGCTTGCTCTGGTTTCAAAGGAG GTTACCGAAGTATGCCTGCCAGTTCATCGAGATGTGTTTGATGGTAACAGCGGATCATGGGCCTGCTGTATCTGGAGCCCACAACACCATCGTCTGTGCCAGAGCTGGAAAAGATCTTGTCTCGAGTCTTACTTCAGGTCTTCTTACTATC GGTGACCGGTTTGGTGGAGCACTGGATGCTGCAGCTAAAATGTTCAGCAAAGCCTTCGACAGTGGGATTATACCTATGGAGTTTGTGAATAAGatgaagaaagaagggaagcTGATCATGGGCATTGGACACAGAGTCAAATCA ATCAATAACCCAGACATGAGAGTTCAGATCCTCAAAGACTACGTGAAGCAGCATTTCCCTGCCACCCCACTGTTGGACTATGCACTTGAAGTAGAAAAAATTACAACTTCCAAG AAACCAAATCTTATCCTGAATGTAGATGGCTTTATCGGCGTTGCCTTTGTTGACGTACTCAGGAATTGTGGCTCCTTCACACG ggaAGAAGCGGATGAATATATTGATATAGGAGCTCTTAATGGCATCTTTGTACTAGGCAGGAGTATGGGATTCATTG GACACTACCTGGATCAGAAGAGATTGAAGCAAGGTCTGTACCGTCACCCGTGGGATGATATATCCTATGTTTTACCAGAGCACATGACCATGTGA